The following are encoded in a window of Candidatus Fluviicola riflensis genomic DNA:
- a CDS encoding protein-L-isoaspartate O-methyltransferase, translating to MQDTYKHKGMRKQLIDELRNKGITDERILTAFDAVPRHYFLDLVFEQQAYSNMPFQIGSGQTISHPYTVAFQTSLLELKRGDKVLEIGTGSGFQTSILCVLGAKVFSIERHKELHLKAKKIIDQLGFTPKLFFGDGYEGKVTYAPFDKVLVTCGAPEVPQQLLNQLKVGGILVIPVGDLESQQMLRIERVSETEYTEEMFGNFSFVPMLEKTVR from the coding sequence ATGCAAGATACATACAAACACAAGGGAATGCGTAAGCAGCTGATAGATGAGCTGCGGAATAAAGGAATCACCGATGAACGAATTTTAACGGCATTCGATGCGGTTCCGCGCCATTATTTCCTCGATTTGGTGTTCGAGCAGCAGGCGTATTCCAATATGCCATTCCAAATCGGGTCGGGACAAACCATTTCGCATCCGTATACTGTCGCGTTCCAAACCAGTTTACTGGAACTGAAACGGGGCGATAAGGTGTTGGAAATAGGGACCGGATCGGGTTTTCAAACCAGTATTTTATGTGTGTTGGGAGCAAAAGTATTCTCGATCGAGCGACATAAAGAATTGCATTTAAAAGCGAAGAAAATCATCGATCAGCTGGGATTTACACCCAAATTGTTTTTCGGTGACGGCTACGAAGGAAAAGTGACGTATGCGCCATTTGATAAGGTTTTAGTGACTTGCGGAGCGCCTGAAGTGCCGCAGCAATTGCTCAATCAGCTGAAAGTTGGTGGCATTTTAGTGATTCCGGTTGGTGATTTAGAAAGTCAGCAGATGCTACGCATTGAGCGCGTTTCTGAAACGGAGTATACCGAAGAGATGTTCGGAAATTTCAGTTTTGTGCCGATGCTGGAGAAAACGGTGCGGTGA
- a CDS encoding methylcrotonoyl-CoA carboxylase: MAIDPKELEFNKNDDEMRMKISRMESELTKIMKGGGEKRIAALHEKGKMTARERIDLLLDPNTPRFEVGAFAGMGMYEEHGGCPSAGVVVVIGFVSKKQCIVVANDATVKAGAWFPITAKKNLRAQEIAMENRLPIIYLVDSAGVFLPMQDEIFPDKEHFGRIFRNNAVMSSMGITQIAAVMGSCVAGGAYLPIMSDESLIVDKTGTIFLAGSYLVKAAIGETIDNETLGGATTHTEISGVCDYKVANDEECLLTIRKMMSQIGASETAGFDRIETVAPKEEAKRVYGVLPSERTKPYNVMNILDSIVDEGSITEYKGDYGKTIVCAYARIDGWSVGIVANQRELSKNAKGEMQFGGVIYNDSADKAARFIMNCNQKNIPLVFFQDVSGFMVGSKSEHAGIIKDGAKMVNAMANSVVPKFTVVIGNSYGAGNYAMCGKAYDPRLIVGWPTAEVAVMSGAAAAKTLLQIEVASLKSRGETITPEREKELFDTIKARYDEQISPYYAASRLWLDAIIDPAKTREFLAVGIAMASHKKAEKPYNVGVIQT; the protein is encoded by the coding sequence ATGGCTATCGATCCAAAAGAATTGGAATTCAACAAGAACGACGATGAAATGCGCATGAAAATATCACGCATGGAATCGGAATTGACAAAAATAATGAAGGGCGGAGGCGAAAAACGCATTGCCGCATTGCACGAAAAAGGAAAAATGACCGCCCGCGAGCGAATTGACCTTCTACTCGACCCGAACACCCCTCGGTTTGAAGTCGGAGCTTTCGCAGGAATGGGTATGTACGAAGAACACGGTGGCTGTCCAAGTGCCGGAGTTGTTGTCGTAATCGGATTTGTATCCAAAAAACAATGCATCGTAGTGGCCAATGACGCTACTGTAAAAGCCGGAGCCTGGTTTCCGATCACCGCAAAGAAAAACCTTCGCGCACAGGAAATCGCGATGGAAAACCGGTTACCAATCATTTACCTGGTCGATTCAGCAGGTGTCTTTTTACCAATGCAGGACGAAATTTTCCCGGATAAAGAACATTTCGGACGTATTTTCCGCAACAATGCTGTCATGAGCTCGATGGGAATTACCCAGATTGCGGCTGTGATGGGAAGTTGTGTTGCCGGTGGCGCCTATCTGCCGATTATGTCGGATGAATCGCTGATCGTTGATAAAACAGGAACCATCTTTTTGGCAGGATCGTATTTGGTGAAAGCAGCTATTGGCGAAACAATTGATAATGAAACGCTTGGTGGGGCAACAACACACACGGAGATCTCAGGAGTTTGCGATTACAAAGTTGCCAACGACGAAGAATGCTTGCTGACTATCCGTAAAATGATGAGCCAGATCGGCGCCTCGGAAACAGCTGGTTTTGACCGTATTGAGACTGTGGCACCAAAAGAAGAAGCAAAACGCGTTTATGGTGTTTTACCATCGGAACGTACAAAACCATACAATGTGATGAACATCCTGGATTCTATCGTAGATGAAGGAAGCATCACCGAATACAAAGGCGATTACGGAAAAACAATCGTATGTGCTTATGCGCGCATCGATGGTTGGAGTGTTGGAATTGTAGCCAATCAGCGCGAATTGTCGAAAAATGCCAAAGGCGAAATGCAGTTTGGTGGTGTGATTTACAACGATTCGGCCGACAAAGCTGCACGTTTCATCATGAATTGCAACCAAAAGAACATTCCGCTTGTGTTTTTCCAGGACGTTTCCGGATTCATGGTCGGTTCCAAATCAGAACATGCCGGAATCATTAAAGACGGCGCAAAAATGGTGAACGCAATGGCAAATTCGGTTGTTCCGAAATTCACGGTAGTAATTGGCAACTCTTACGGAGCCGGAAATTACGCTATGTGTGGAAAAGCTTATGATCCGCGCCTTATAGTTGGCTGGCCGACGGCAGAAGTTGCCGTAATGAGTGGTGCCGCTGCAGCAAAAACATTGCTTCAGATTGAAGTCGCTTCATTGAAATCGCGCGGAGAAACCATTACTCCTGAACGCGAAAAAGAATTGTTTGACACGATCAAAGCACGTTACGATGAACAAATTTCACCGTATTACGCAGCTTCACGCTTATGGCTGGATGCGATCATCGATCCGGCGAAAACACGCGAATTTTTAGCCGTTGGAATTGCGATGGCAAGCCACAAAAAAGCTGAAAAACCATACAACGTTGGAGTAATCCAAACTTGA
- a CDS encoding protease → MSVPMIVLISVGALLILASFTTVQQGTIGVLTMFGKYRRILHPGLNLRIPFLERTFSRVSIQNRAVEMEFQAITQDQANVYFKAMLVYSVLDANEETIKNVAFKFMDQRSFSQALIRTIEGSVRGFVATKKQAEILLLRREIVDDVKESLDQTLETWGFHLIDLQLNDIMFDAEITASMAKVVASNNLKAAAENEGQALLITKTKAAEADGNAIKIAAQAEKEASQLKGQGIALFREEVAKGMSEAAEQMKAANLDTSLILFSMWTEAVKEFAEKGNGNVIFLDGSVDGMEKTMQQMMATDMLKKK, encoded by the coding sequence ATGTCTGTTCCAATGATTGTGCTCATTTCCGTAGGAGCACTGCTTATTCTGGCTTCATTCACGACCGTTCAACAAGGTACGATCGGGGTGTTGACCATGTTCGGAAAATATCGTCGAATCCTGCATCCGGGGCTTAATCTGCGAATTCCTTTTCTGGAACGTACGTTTAGCCGTGTTTCTATTCAGAACCGGGCGGTTGAAATGGAATTCCAAGCCATTACACAAGACCAGGCAAATGTATATTTCAAAGCCATGCTTGTTTACTCGGTACTTGATGCCAATGAAGAAACGATCAAAAATGTTGCCTTTAAATTTATGGACCAGCGCAGTTTTTCACAAGCGTTGATTCGTACTATTGAAGGCTCGGTACGTGGATTTGTAGCAACAAAAAAACAAGCGGAGATTTTATTATTGCGTCGCGAAATTGTAGACGACGTGAAAGAAAGCCTGGATCAAACCCTTGAAACATGGGGGTTCCACCTAATCGATTTGCAGCTTAACGATATTATGTTTGACGCCGAAATCACGGCTTCAATGGCAAAAGTGGTTGCTTCCAACAACCTGAAAGCTGCAGCTGAAAATGAAGGCCAGGCGCTCCTGATCACGAAAACAAAAGCTGCCGAAGCCGATGGTAATGCAATCAAAATTGCCGCTCAGGCAGAAAAAGAAGCTTCGCAGCTGAAAGGTCAGGGTATCGCCCTTTTCCGTGAAGAAGTTGCCAAAGGTATGTCTGAAGCAGCCGAACAAATGAAAGCCGCAAACCTCGATACCTCATTGATTTTGTTCTCTATGTGGACGGAAGCCGTGAAAGAATTTGCCGAAAAAGGTAATGGAAATGTCATCTTCTTAGATGGTTCCGTTGATGGAATGGAAAAAACCATGCAACAAATGATGGCAACCGATATGCTTAAAAAGAAATAA
- the bshA gene encoding N-acetyl-alpha-D-glucosaminyl L-malate synthase BshA, which translates to MKIGIVLYPTFGGSGVVATELGKALALKGHQIHFITYSQPVRLGSFRENIYYHEVAISDYPLFEYQPYETELASKMVDVVKYENLDLLHVHYAIPHASAAFMAQQILRTQGIDIPFITTLHGTDITLVGKDPSFEPVITFCINASNAVTAVSESLRKDTYAHFATDREIHVIPNFIQAKLTLQAIDLEKRRHYAMDHERILCHISNFRKVKRVEDVVEIFRQVQERIPAKLILGGDGPERPLVERMAREMGICNKIIFTGKVRETGPILEIADLFLLPSETESFGLAALEAMAEGVPVVSSNTGGIPEVNHHGFSGYLSNVGDVNEMSKHAIHILSDDARLHTFREQSLAQAHKFSLKEVLPIYENLYAQVIKELQVV; encoded by the coding sequence ATGAAAATCGGAATCGTACTTTATCCAACTTTCGGGGGAAGTGGCGTAGTAGCCACCGAATTGGGGAAAGCTTTAGCATTAAAAGGACACCAAATCCACTTTATCACTTATTCACAGCCCGTTCGACTGGGAAGTTTCAGAGAAAATATTTATTACCACGAAGTAGCAATCAGCGATTATCCGTTATTCGAATACCAGCCTTATGAAACCGAATTGGCGAGTAAAATGGTAGACGTGGTGAAATATGAAAACCTCGACTTATTACATGTGCATTATGCTATTCCACATGCTTCGGCGGCATTTATGGCACAGCAAATCTTACGCACGCAGGGAATCGATATTCCATTTATTACAACGCTGCACGGAACTGATATAACGCTTGTTGGAAAAGATCCTTCGTTTGAACCGGTGATTACATTTTGTATCAACGCTTCCAACGCGGTGACGGCTGTTTCAGAAAGCTTAAGAAAAGATACATATGCTCATTTTGCGACCGACCGTGAAATTCATGTGATCCCGAATTTTATCCAGGCAAAACTGACGTTGCAAGCAATTGACCTGGAAAAACGTCGCCATTATGCGATGGACCATGAGCGCATTTTATGTCACATTTCCAATTTCCGCAAGGTGAAGCGGGTAGAAGACGTGGTGGAGATTTTCCGCCAGGTGCAGGAACGTATTCCGGCGAAACTTATTTTGGGTGGCGATGGTCCAGAACGGCCTTTGGTAGAACGTATGGCGCGTGAAATGGGAATCTGTAACAAGATCATTTTCACGGGTAAAGTACGCGAAACAGGGCCGATTTTAGAGATCGCCGATTTATTTTTATTACCTTCAGAAACGGAGAGTTTCGGTTTGGCAGCTTTGGAAGCAATGGCAGAAGGTGTTCCGGTGGTTTCGTCGAATACAGGTGGAATACCGGAAGTTAATCATCATGGTTTCTCCGGTTATTTGTCTAATGTGGGTGACGTAAATGAAATGTCGAAACACGCAATTCATATTTTGTCAGACGATGCGCGTTTGCATACGTTCCGCGAACAATCATTGGCACAAGCCCATAAGTTTTCATTGAAAGAAGTGCTACCGATCTACGAAAACCTGTATGCACAGGTGATCAAAGAGTTACAGGTAGTTTGA